From the Ictalurus furcatus strain D&B chromosome 19, Billie_1.0, whole genome shotgun sequence genome, one window contains:
- the kmt2e gene encoding inactive histone-lysine N-methyltransferase 2E isoform X1: protein MSLVIPVGVDNMAAGSERLFEEVCVRESERKSERASTRWRRPESVEASPVVVEKSSYPHQIYSSSHHSHSYIGLPYADHNYGARPPPTPPASPPPSVLMRPGDGVFGQDEASRGTTLSTSEDGSYGADITRCICGFTHDDGYMICCDKCSVWQHIDCMGIDRQHIPETYLCERCQPRSLDRERAILLQTRKRENMSDGDTSATESGDEVPLELYTTFQHTPSSITLTTGRLGNKQNDKKRKKSGEKEPAPPARAKKAFREGSRKSNRVKGSAPECEPMDSPSLWESKVKTWMERYEEASTNQYSDDVRVLLRVKEARDGKTLAYNTHPAAFKPPVESQVQKNKRILKAVRDLAADALLIEYRGKFMLRQQFEANGYFFKRPYPFVLFYSKFDGLEMCVDARSFGNEARFIRRSCTPNAEVRHVIEDGMLHLYIYSLRSIIKGSEITIGFDYDYSNCKYKVDCACVRGNQECPVLKHNLEPTENLGSATRRRGRKDKEPAIRDEAGQNQNLTLDCEGPKGKPNNDSKQRKLSPLRVSISNNQDPELFEDLEEQTSVSNDVEMETEEHMAERRRKMTREERKMEAILQAFARMEKREKRREQALERIGTKGEVGTRGEIKEEPPATPEVESPATPLLEPVKEEVAQKAAKVSRNKQRKSFSRNRTHIGQQRRRTRTASACSDPPPASPGDALETQLMAETQDGETGAVPETEAPPSHSPDATASPPHTSPGHKYPKTKKHLVNEWLSVEKQEQRVIMRSPEPVPDRPLRISTDPEVLATQLNSLPGMACSPHVYSTPKHYVRFSSPFLASRSPSTPAVPAARRRSRELSDTPPTSGSCKKRWLKQALEEEGSLSPGGRTFLMPTEGPLTPPINGDTDSPISLNGTCPELPTPLKKRRLCPLDSCVSDSSTPYASPCATPTRPEPPDAPLTPQLLNTPPESSTPTHTSQNPAHTTPQEGESPIDSSPETSRRPSTQEVDRAPSLLASPVRKPPETAPQESQSPAPSLPEPHEAPLDEGTEGEGTTEAPSASYHAWIKSPERGGLSFSPINSNLRDLTPSHTLDMGAFSEAASYYPCAEEGGNATFARSLSGDASEGAGAAQNPPQKKKVSLLEYRKRQREARRSGGSKIECSSPLSTAPPVDVFPVAVETAPDCAVPVVTLGSRTPQSSEDPDTPQQGEKEGGDGQWVSSTSVEQARERGYHRALLLSDHRKDADGGETEGGDAVARECPSPKSCKSPSTHTSPSPGPSSVSHSSLRSSKEEDSDPQSRPVPQPSSSKPPLSKSTPLTPSKHPSQGHYAAPSLPITSPKSQPQPQGSPYRGQRTFLPAPPPNQSQYSPQNAPPPPPPPPPVPPTSSPFFPTQFKAAVSTPFPPGSQTLLQSHHTLHFQSSTAPPPPPPPPPPHPQPGPAIIHVNHLQPPPIQQHQLILSSAPPPPPPPPPQTQSSQSTQVSGTTVNLLSIKQAPPPPPSFQNIGAFQTAILHQSGASNPTAVTPSTYQQTVLPPPPPPPPQPTPPSQGSSSNPNATQTRGPPPSAAAFHNTGYMGTGWH, encoded by the exons ATGAGCTTAGTCATCCCAGTGGGGGTGGACAACATGGCTGCCGGCTCAGA GCGGTTGtttgaggaagtgtgtgtgagagagagcgagcgaaagagtgagagagcgagcacGAGGTGGAGAAG ACCTGAATCTGTAGAGGCCAGCCCTGTAGTGGTGGAGAAGTCCAGCTACCCTCATCAGATCTACAGTAGCTCTCACCACTCACACAGCTACATCGGCCTGCCTTACGcc GATCATAACTATGGGGCTCGGCCGCCCCCGACGCCCCCCGCGTCCCCCCCGCCGTCGGTGTTGATGCGTCCGGGCGACGGTGTGTTCGGGCAGGACGAGGCGTCCCGAGGCACCACACTGAGCACATCGGAGGACGGCAGCTACGGAGCCGACATCACGCGCTGCATCTGCGGCTTCACCCACGACGACGGCTATATGATCTGCTGCGACAAGTGCAG cGTGTGGCAGCATATAGACTGTATGGGTATCGATCGGCAGCACATTCCCGAGACGTACCTGTGTGAGCGCTGCCAGCCGCGAAGTCTCGACCGAGAGCGCGCCATCCTTCTGCAGAccaggaagagagagaacatgtCTG aTGGAGACACCAGTGCTACAGAGAGTGGTGATGAAGTTCCTCTGGAGCTCTACACCACCTTCCAACACACGCCGAGCAGCATCACACTCACCACCGGCCGCCTCGGCAACAAGCAGAACGACAAAAAGCGCAAGAAGAGCGGAGAGAAGGAGCCGGCCCCGCCCGCCCGCGCCAAGaag GCGTTTAGAGAAGGCTCCAGGAAATCCAACAGAGTCAAG ggctcAGCTCCGGAGTGTGAGCCCATGGACTCTCCGTCTCTGTGGGAGAGTAAGGTGAAGACGTGGATGGAGCGCTACGAGGAGGCGAGCACCAATCAGTACAGCGATGACGTGCGAGTGCTGCTGCGTGTCAAAGAGGCTCGGGACGGCAAAACACTCGCCTACAACACACACCCCGCTGCCTTCAAACCACCtgtagag AGTCAGGTGCAGAAGAATAAGCGTATCCTGAAGGCGGTGAGGGATTTAGCAGCGGACGCTCTGCTGATCGAGTACAGGGGGAAGTTCATGCTCCGCCAGCAGTTTGAGGCTAACGGCTACTTCTTTAAGAG GCCGTACCCGTTCGTATTGTTTTACTCAAAGTTTGACGGTTTGGAGATGTGTGTGGACGCGCGCAGCTTTGGAAACGAAGCGCGGTTTATTCGCCGATCCTGCACACCCAACGCAGAG GTGCGTCATGTGATCGAGGATGGCATGTTGCACTTATACATCTACTCGCTAAGGTCGATAATCAAAGGCAGTGAGATCACCATCGGGTTCGACTACGACTACAGCAACtg taaatATAAGGTGGACTGTGCATGTGTAAGAGGGAATCAGGAATGTCCTGTTCTCAAACACAACCTGGAGCCAACAGAGAACCTGGGTTCTGCTACACGGCGCAGAGGAAGGAAAGATAAAGAGCCGGCGATTCGGGACGAGGCCGGACAGAACCAGAACCTCACCCTGGACTGTGAAGGACCCAAGGGTAAACCGAACAACGACAGCAAACAGAGGAAGCTGTCTCCTCTACGAGTGTCCATCTCTAACAACCAG GATCCTGAGTTATTTGAGGATCTAGAAGAGCAAACCTCCGTTAGCAATGACGTAGAGATGGAGACGGAGGAGCACATGgcagagaggaggaggaagatg ACGCGTGAGGAGAGGAAGATGGAGGCCATCCTGCAGGCGTTTGCCCGCATGGAGAAGAGGGAGAAACGGAGGGAGCAAGCTCTGGAAAGAATCGGCACCAAGGGAGAGGTGGGAACTCGTGGTGAAATCAAAGAAGAGCCTCCTGCTACTCCAGAGGTCGAGTCACCTGCTACG CCGTTGTTGGAGCCGGTGAAGGAGGAGGTGGCTCAGAAGGCAGCGAAGGTCAGCCGGAACAAGCAGAGGAAGAGTTTCTCTCGGAACCGAACACATATCGGGCAGCAGAGACGGCGAACACGCACGGCCAGCGCCTGCTCCGACCCGCCGCCGGCGTCCCCCGGAGACGCTCTGGAAACCCAGCTAATGGCCGAAACGCAGGATGGGGAGACTGGAGCGGTGCCTGAGACTGAAGCTCCACCTTCTCACAGCCCAGACGCCACTGCCAGCCCACCTCACACTTCACCTGGGCACAAGTATCCCAAAACGAAAAAG CACTTAGTGAACGAGTGGCTGAGTGTGGAGAAGCAAGAGCAGCGCGTGATAATGCGCAGTCCCGAGCCCGTCCCTGATCGGCCGCTGAGGATCAGCACTGATCCCGAAGTTTTAGCCACGCAGCTCAACTCTCTTCCCGGCATGGCCTGCAGCCCACATGTCTACAGCACGCCCAAGCACTACGTCCGATTTTCTTCTCCGTTCCTGGCCAGTCGCAGCCCCAGCACCCCTGCGGTGCCCGCCGCTCGCCGCCGCTCACGTGAACTCTCCGATACTCCGCCCACCTCTGGCTCCTGCAAAAAA cgttGGCTAAAGCAGGCTTTAGAGGAGGAAGGCAGTCTGAGTCCAGGCGGACGAACCTTCCTGATGCCCACTGAAGGACCGCTGACCCCGCCAATCAACGGAGACACTGACAGTCCCATCTCGCTTAATGGCACCTGCCCAG agtTGCCTACGCCGCTAAAGAAAAGGCGTTTGTGTCCGCTGGACTCGTGCGTGTCGGATTCGTCCACGCCGTACGCCTCTCCGTGTGCTACACCGACGCGACCCGAACCTCCAGACGCCCCGCTAACACCTCAGCTCCTGAACACACCTCCAGAATCttctacacccacacacacctcgcAGAACCCAGCACACACCACGCCACAAGAG GGCGAGTCGCCGATAGACAGCTCACCGGAGACGAGCCGAAGACCCAGCACGCAAGAG GTCGATCGTGCGCCGTCGCTCTTGGCCTCTCCTGTTCGGAAACCTCCCGAAACGGCACCTCAGGAGTCtcaaagccccgccccctcgcTACCCGAGCCCCACGAGGCACCTTTAGACGAGGGTACGGAGGGAGAAGGCACTACAGAGGCGCCGTCCGCGTCCTACCATGCGTGGATCAAGAGCCCTGAGCGAGGCGGCCTTTCTTTCTCCCCGATTAACTCCAACCTGAGGGACCTGACACCGTCACACACGCTGGACATGGGGGCGTTCAGCGAGGCCGCGTCCTATTACCCCTGTGCCGAGGAGGGAGGGAATGCGACCTTCGCTCGATCGCTCAGCGGAGACGCCTCGGAAGGAGCAGGAGCTGCTCAGAATCCACcacagaagaagaag GTGTCTCTGCTGGAATACAGGAAGCGGCAGCGTGAAGCTCGGCGCAGCGGAGGCTCCAAGATCGAGTGCAGCTCTCCGCTCTCGACGGCGCCGCCGGTCGACGTCTTCCCTGTCGCCGTGGAAACGGCGCCTGATTGTGCCGTTCCCGTGGTTACGCTGGGCTCCAGGACGCCGCAATCTAGCGAGGACCCGGACACCCCGcaacagggagagaaagagggaggagaCGGACAGTG GGTGTCTTCGACCTCAGTGGAACAGGCCAGAGAGCGTGGATACCACAGAGCCCTGCTGCTCAGTGACCATCGCAAAGATGcag ATGGAGGAGAAACAGAAGGAGGCGATGCTGTAGCGAGGGAGTGTCCATCGCCTAAGAGCTGCAAGAGTccctcaacacacaca tctccgTCTCCAGGTCCGAGCTCCGTATCCCACTCCTCCCTTCGCTCGTCTAAAGAAGAGGACAGCGACCCTCAGTCCCGTCCCGTGCCCCAGCCGTCCTCGTCCAAGCCACCGCTGTCCAAATCCACCCCACTGACTCCTAGCAAGCACCCCTCCCAGGGGCACTACGCCGCTCCTTCCCTCCCTATCACCTCCCCTAAATCTCAGCCTCAGCCGCAGGGTTCGCCCTATCGCGGCCAGAGGACTTTCCTGCCCGCCCCGCCCCCTAACCAATCGCAGTACAGCCCTCAGAACGCCCCGCCCCCTCCTCCCCCGCCCCCTCCGGTACCCCCGACTTCCTCGCCGTTCTTCCCCACACAGTTCAAAGCGGCCGTCTCGACGCCCTTCCCTCCCGGCTCGCAGACTCTGCTCCAGTCTCACCACACGCTCCACTTCCAGAGCAGCACGGCCCCGccccctcctccacctccacctccgcCTCATCCTCAGCCGGGCCCCGCCATCATCCACGTCAATCATCTGCAACCCCCTCCGATCCAGCAGCATCAGCTGATCCTGAGCTCCGCCCCTCCCCCACCTCCACCTCCGCCCCCTCAGACGCAGAGTTCTCAGTCGACGCAGGTCAGCGGCACCACCGTCAACCTGCTGTCCATCAAACAAGCCCCGCCTCCTCCGCCGTCATTTCAGAACATCGGTGCTTTTCAGACTGCTATCCTGCACCAATCAGGAGCGAGCAACCCTACAGCGGTAACGCCCTCTACGTATCAGCAGACTGTGTTACCGCCCCCTCCTCCGCCCCCACCGCAACCCACCCCGCCTTCTCAAGGGTCCTCTTCCAATCCTAACGCGACACAAACCCGAGGTCCGCCTCCTTCCGCCGCAGCATTTCATAACACCGGATACATGGGGACGGGGTGGCACTGA
- the kmt2e gene encoding inactive histone-lysine N-methyltransferase 2E isoform X2 has translation MSLVIPVGVDNMAAGSEPESVEASPVVVEKSSYPHQIYSSSHHSHSYIGLPYADHNYGARPPPTPPASPPPSVLMRPGDGVFGQDEASRGTTLSTSEDGSYGADITRCICGFTHDDGYMICCDKCSVWQHIDCMGIDRQHIPETYLCERCQPRSLDRERAILLQTRKRENMSDGDTSATESGDEVPLELYTTFQHTPSSITLTTGRLGNKQNDKKRKKSGEKEPAPPARAKKAFREGSRKSNRVKGSAPECEPMDSPSLWESKVKTWMERYEEASTNQYSDDVRVLLRVKEARDGKTLAYNTHPAAFKPPVESQVQKNKRILKAVRDLAADALLIEYRGKFMLRQQFEANGYFFKRPYPFVLFYSKFDGLEMCVDARSFGNEARFIRRSCTPNAEVRHVIEDGMLHLYIYSLRSIIKGSEITIGFDYDYSNCKYKVDCACVRGNQECPVLKHNLEPTENLGSATRRRGRKDKEPAIRDEAGQNQNLTLDCEGPKGKPNNDSKQRKLSPLRVSISNNQDPELFEDLEEQTSVSNDVEMETEEHMAERRRKMTREERKMEAILQAFARMEKREKRREQALERIGTKGEVGTRGEIKEEPPATPEVESPATPLLEPVKEEVAQKAAKVSRNKQRKSFSRNRTHIGQQRRRTRTASACSDPPPASPGDALETQLMAETQDGETGAVPETEAPPSHSPDATASPPHTSPGHKYPKTKKHLVNEWLSVEKQEQRVIMRSPEPVPDRPLRISTDPEVLATQLNSLPGMACSPHVYSTPKHYVRFSSPFLASRSPSTPAVPAARRRSRELSDTPPTSGSCKKRWLKQALEEEGSLSPGGRTFLMPTEGPLTPPINGDTDSPISLNGTCPELPTPLKKRRLCPLDSCVSDSSTPYASPCATPTRPEPPDAPLTPQLLNTPPESSTPTHTSQNPAHTTPQEGESPIDSSPETSRRPSTQEVDRAPSLLASPVRKPPETAPQESQSPAPSLPEPHEAPLDEGTEGEGTTEAPSASYHAWIKSPERGGLSFSPINSNLRDLTPSHTLDMGAFSEAASYYPCAEEGGNATFARSLSGDASEGAGAAQNPPQKKKVSLLEYRKRQREARRSGGSKIECSSPLSTAPPVDVFPVAVETAPDCAVPVVTLGSRTPQSSEDPDTPQQGEKEGGDGQWVSSTSVEQARERGYHRALLLSDHRKDADGGETEGGDAVARECPSPKSCKSPSTHTSPSPGPSSVSHSSLRSSKEEDSDPQSRPVPQPSSSKPPLSKSTPLTPSKHPSQGHYAAPSLPITSPKSQPQPQGSPYRGQRTFLPAPPPNQSQYSPQNAPPPPPPPPPVPPTSSPFFPTQFKAAVSTPFPPGSQTLLQSHHTLHFQSSTAPPPPPPPPPPHPQPGPAIIHVNHLQPPPIQQHQLILSSAPPPPPPPPPQTQSSQSTQVSGTTVNLLSIKQAPPPPPSFQNIGAFQTAILHQSGASNPTAVTPSTYQQTVLPPPPPPPPQPTPPSQGSSSNPNATQTRGPPPSAAAFHNTGYMGTGWH, from the exons ATGAGCTTAGTCATCCCAGTGGGGGTGGACAACATGGCTGCCGGCTCAGA ACCTGAATCTGTAGAGGCCAGCCCTGTAGTGGTGGAGAAGTCCAGCTACCCTCATCAGATCTACAGTAGCTCTCACCACTCACACAGCTACATCGGCCTGCCTTACGcc GATCATAACTATGGGGCTCGGCCGCCCCCGACGCCCCCCGCGTCCCCCCCGCCGTCGGTGTTGATGCGTCCGGGCGACGGTGTGTTCGGGCAGGACGAGGCGTCCCGAGGCACCACACTGAGCACATCGGAGGACGGCAGCTACGGAGCCGACATCACGCGCTGCATCTGCGGCTTCACCCACGACGACGGCTATATGATCTGCTGCGACAAGTGCAG cGTGTGGCAGCATATAGACTGTATGGGTATCGATCGGCAGCACATTCCCGAGACGTACCTGTGTGAGCGCTGCCAGCCGCGAAGTCTCGACCGAGAGCGCGCCATCCTTCTGCAGAccaggaagagagagaacatgtCTG aTGGAGACACCAGTGCTACAGAGAGTGGTGATGAAGTTCCTCTGGAGCTCTACACCACCTTCCAACACACGCCGAGCAGCATCACACTCACCACCGGCCGCCTCGGCAACAAGCAGAACGACAAAAAGCGCAAGAAGAGCGGAGAGAAGGAGCCGGCCCCGCCCGCCCGCGCCAAGaag GCGTTTAGAGAAGGCTCCAGGAAATCCAACAGAGTCAAG ggctcAGCTCCGGAGTGTGAGCCCATGGACTCTCCGTCTCTGTGGGAGAGTAAGGTGAAGACGTGGATGGAGCGCTACGAGGAGGCGAGCACCAATCAGTACAGCGATGACGTGCGAGTGCTGCTGCGTGTCAAAGAGGCTCGGGACGGCAAAACACTCGCCTACAACACACACCCCGCTGCCTTCAAACCACCtgtagag AGTCAGGTGCAGAAGAATAAGCGTATCCTGAAGGCGGTGAGGGATTTAGCAGCGGACGCTCTGCTGATCGAGTACAGGGGGAAGTTCATGCTCCGCCAGCAGTTTGAGGCTAACGGCTACTTCTTTAAGAG GCCGTACCCGTTCGTATTGTTTTACTCAAAGTTTGACGGTTTGGAGATGTGTGTGGACGCGCGCAGCTTTGGAAACGAAGCGCGGTTTATTCGCCGATCCTGCACACCCAACGCAGAG GTGCGTCATGTGATCGAGGATGGCATGTTGCACTTATACATCTACTCGCTAAGGTCGATAATCAAAGGCAGTGAGATCACCATCGGGTTCGACTACGACTACAGCAACtg taaatATAAGGTGGACTGTGCATGTGTAAGAGGGAATCAGGAATGTCCTGTTCTCAAACACAACCTGGAGCCAACAGAGAACCTGGGTTCTGCTACACGGCGCAGAGGAAGGAAAGATAAAGAGCCGGCGATTCGGGACGAGGCCGGACAGAACCAGAACCTCACCCTGGACTGTGAAGGACCCAAGGGTAAACCGAACAACGACAGCAAACAGAGGAAGCTGTCTCCTCTACGAGTGTCCATCTCTAACAACCAG GATCCTGAGTTATTTGAGGATCTAGAAGAGCAAACCTCCGTTAGCAATGACGTAGAGATGGAGACGGAGGAGCACATGgcagagaggaggaggaagatg ACGCGTGAGGAGAGGAAGATGGAGGCCATCCTGCAGGCGTTTGCCCGCATGGAGAAGAGGGAGAAACGGAGGGAGCAAGCTCTGGAAAGAATCGGCACCAAGGGAGAGGTGGGAACTCGTGGTGAAATCAAAGAAGAGCCTCCTGCTACTCCAGAGGTCGAGTCACCTGCTACG CCGTTGTTGGAGCCGGTGAAGGAGGAGGTGGCTCAGAAGGCAGCGAAGGTCAGCCGGAACAAGCAGAGGAAGAGTTTCTCTCGGAACCGAACACATATCGGGCAGCAGAGACGGCGAACACGCACGGCCAGCGCCTGCTCCGACCCGCCGCCGGCGTCCCCCGGAGACGCTCTGGAAACCCAGCTAATGGCCGAAACGCAGGATGGGGAGACTGGAGCGGTGCCTGAGACTGAAGCTCCACCTTCTCACAGCCCAGACGCCACTGCCAGCCCACCTCACACTTCACCTGGGCACAAGTATCCCAAAACGAAAAAG CACTTAGTGAACGAGTGGCTGAGTGTGGAGAAGCAAGAGCAGCGCGTGATAATGCGCAGTCCCGAGCCCGTCCCTGATCGGCCGCTGAGGATCAGCACTGATCCCGAAGTTTTAGCCACGCAGCTCAACTCTCTTCCCGGCATGGCCTGCAGCCCACATGTCTACAGCACGCCCAAGCACTACGTCCGATTTTCTTCTCCGTTCCTGGCCAGTCGCAGCCCCAGCACCCCTGCGGTGCCCGCCGCTCGCCGCCGCTCACGTGAACTCTCCGATACTCCGCCCACCTCTGGCTCCTGCAAAAAA cgttGGCTAAAGCAGGCTTTAGAGGAGGAAGGCAGTCTGAGTCCAGGCGGACGAACCTTCCTGATGCCCACTGAAGGACCGCTGACCCCGCCAATCAACGGAGACACTGACAGTCCCATCTCGCTTAATGGCACCTGCCCAG agtTGCCTACGCCGCTAAAGAAAAGGCGTTTGTGTCCGCTGGACTCGTGCGTGTCGGATTCGTCCACGCCGTACGCCTCTCCGTGTGCTACACCGACGCGACCCGAACCTCCAGACGCCCCGCTAACACCTCAGCTCCTGAACACACCTCCAGAATCttctacacccacacacacctcgcAGAACCCAGCACACACCACGCCACAAGAG GGCGAGTCGCCGATAGACAGCTCACCGGAGACGAGCCGAAGACCCAGCACGCAAGAG GTCGATCGTGCGCCGTCGCTCTTGGCCTCTCCTGTTCGGAAACCTCCCGAAACGGCACCTCAGGAGTCtcaaagccccgccccctcgcTACCCGAGCCCCACGAGGCACCTTTAGACGAGGGTACGGAGGGAGAAGGCACTACAGAGGCGCCGTCCGCGTCCTACCATGCGTGGATCAAGAGCCCTGAGCGAGGCGGCCTTTCTTTCTCCCCGATTAACTCCAACCTGAGGGACCTGACACCGTCACACACGCTGGACATGGGGGCGTTCAGCGAGGCCGCGTCCTATTACCCCTGTGCCGAGGAGGGAGGGAATGCGACCTTCGCTCGATCGCTCAGCGGAGACGCCTCGGAAGGAGCAGGAGCTGCTCAGAATCCACcacagaagaagaag GTGTCTCTGCTGGAATACAGGAAGCGGCAGCGTGAAGCTCGGCGCAGCGGAGGCTCCAAGATCGAGTGCAGCTCTCCGCTCTCGACGGCGCCGCCGGTCGACGTCTTCCCTGTCGCCGTGGAAACGGCGCCTGATTGTGCCGTTCCCGTGGTTACGCTGGGCTCCAGGACGCCGCAATCTAGCGAGGACCCGGACACCCCGcaacagggagagaaagagggaggagaCGGACAGTG GGTGTCTTCGACCTCAGTGGAACAGGCCAGAGAGCGTGGATACCACAGAGCCCTGCTGCTCAGTGACCATCGCAAAGATGcag ATGGAGGAGAAACAGAAGGAGGCGATGCTGTAGCGAGGGAGTGTCCATCGCCTAAGAGCTGCAAGAGTccctcaacacacaca tctccgTCTCCAGGTCCGAGCTCCGTATCCCACTCCTCCCTTCGCTCGTCTAAAGAAGAGGACAGCGACCCTCAGTCCCGTCCCGTGCCCCAGCCGTCCTCGTCCAAGCCACCGCTGTCCAAATCCACCCCACTGACTCCTAGCAAGCACCCCTCCCAGGGGCACTACGCCGCTCCTTCCCTCCCTATCACCTCCCCTAAATCTCAGCCTCAGCCGCAGGGTTCGCCCTATCGCGGCCAGAGGACTTTCCTGCCCGCCCCGCCCCCTAACCAATCGCAGTACAGCCCTCAGAACGCCCCGCCCCCTCCTCCCCCGCCCCCTCCGGTACCCCCGACTTCCTCGCCGTTCTTCCCCACACAGTTCAAAGCGGCCGTCTCGACGCCCTTCCCTCCCGGCTCGCAGACTCTGCTCCAGTCTCACCACACGCTCCACTTCCAGAGCAGCACGGCCCCGccccctcctccacctccacctccgcCTCATCCTCAGCCGGGCCCCGCCATCATCCACGTCAATCATCTGCAACCCCCTCCGATCCAGCAGCATCAGCTGATCCTGAGCTCCGCCCCTCCCCCACCTCCACCTCCGCCCCCTCAGACGCAGAGTTCTCAGTCGACGCAGGTCAGCGGCACCACCGTCAACCTGCTGTCCATCAAACAAGCCCCGCCTCCTCCGCCGTCATTTCAGAACATCGGTGCTTTTCAGACTGCTATCCTGCACCAATCAGGAGCGAGCAACCCTACAGCGGTAACGCCCTCTACGTATCAGCAGACTGTGTTACCGCCCCCTCCTCCGCCCCCACCGCAACCCACCCCGCCTTCTCAAGGGTCCTCTTCCAATCCTAACGCGACACAAACCCGAGGTCCGCCTCCTTCCGCCGCAGCATTTCATAACACCGGATACATGGGGACGGGGTGGCACTGA